The window GCTCGTGGACAGCGGCGCCGACATCACCGTGTTCCCCGAGGGCCTGCCGCAGGCGCTCGGCCTGCCCCGGGTGAGCGAGGTGACGGTCCGCGGGGTGGCGGGGACGGCCCGCGTCCCCGTGTACGCCGCCGAGGTGGAGGCGGCCGGAAGGCGGCAGATCGTCGAGGTGGTGGGCCTGGGCGGAGAAGCCTTGCTGGGCCGGGACCTGCTCAACCGCTGGGTCGTGACCCTCGACGGCCCCCGTCGCACGATGCACCTCCGGGGATAGCGTGGCCTCTCGCCCCGCGCGGCCGGAGGGGAGGGGGGAGAGCTGCACGTCCGAGCGTGGGGCCCACACCGCGCGGTGCCCACACTCCACATCTGGACTGCGACGTCGAACGCCTGGGCATGGTCTTGGAGAGGACGACGCGTGAGGAGGTCCCCGGCCCCCGGTCCCGACGCCGCCCCGGGGCGTTGAGAGTAGCGGGTCAGGCCGCAGTGCAGCGTCGGGGGTCTTGATGGTGCCAAAGTCCGCAGGGAGACGCCCTGCCCTGGTCGGACGCTCGACCGGCGCCGCATCGAGGGAGGCCGCGTACCCAGCTGCCCACCAAGAGGATCAGGCCATCTCCTTCCGGCTGCTCTTCGAGCACAACCCCCTGCCCATGTGGGTGTACGACCTCGAGACCCTGCGGTTCCTGGAGGTCAATGCGGCAGCCCAGGCCCACTAGGGGTACTCCCGTGAAGAGTTCCTCGCCCGTCGGATCTCCGACATCCGGCCGGCTGAGGATGTCCCGCGGCTGCTGGCGGACATTGCGCAGCCGCGGCCGGCCCTCCAGCGCTCCGGGGAGTGGCGACATCAGACCAAAGACGGGCGCATCATCGACGTCCTGATCGTCTCCCACACGTTGCGGTTCGCCGGACGCCCGGCCGCCCTGGTGGTCGCCTATGACATCACCGAGCGCAAGCGGGCCGAGACGGCGCTCCGCGCCCTCACCCAGGAGCTGGAGCGGCGGGTCCAGGAGCGCACCGCGCAGCTGGAGGCGGCCAACCGCGAGCTGGAGGCGTTCAGCTACTCCGTGGCCCACGACCTTCGCGCCCCGCTCCGCAGCATCGACGGCTTCAGCCAGGCCCTGCTGGACGACTACGGCGCGGCCCTGGACGAGAACGCCCAGGACTACCTCCGGCGCGTGCGCCAGGCCAGCCAGCGGATGGCCCAGCTCATCGACGACCTGCTGGAGCTCTCGCGGATCACGCGCGCGGTTATGCGCGAGGAGCGCGTCGACCTCTCCCACCTGGCGGAGCACATCCTGCAGGAGCTCCGGCACCGCGATCCCCACCGGGCCGTGGACACGACCGTAGCCCCCGGCCTGGTGGTGACGGGAGACACGCGCCTGTTGCGGGTCGCCCTCGTGAACCTTCTGGAGAATGCCTGGAAGTTCACCACCCCCCGCCACCCGGCCCGGATCGAGGTGGGCGCATGGACCACCGCCAGCGGGCCGGTTTTCTTCGTCCGAGACAACGGCGTCGGGTTTGAGATGGCGTACGCCGACAAGCTCTTTGCGCCGTTCCAGCGCCTCCACAAGGCGAGCGAGTTTCCGGGGACGGGCATCGGGCTGGCCACGGTGCAGCGGATCATCCACCGCCATGGAGGTCGCATCTGGGCGGAGGCGGCGGTGGAAGCGGGCGCGACGTTTTTCTTCACGATCCCGGCGAGGGGTTCATAGGAGGCGGGCGATGGACGAACGGACGATCTTGCTGGTGGAGGACAACCCGGACGACGTGGCCCTGACCCTGCGCGCCCTACGGGGGCACCACATTGCCAACCGGGTCGTGGTGGCCGAAGACGGAGCCGAGGCGCTGGCCTACCTCTTCCAGGAGCGGGGCTCGGCGCAGGACGCCCTCCCGGCGGTCGTCCTGTTGGACCTGAAGCTCCCGAAGGTCGACGGGCTGGAGGTGCTGCGCCGCCTCCGGGCCGACGAGCGGACGAAGTGGCTCCCCGCGGTCATCCTCACCTCCTCCCGGGAGGAGCAGGACCTGGTCGCCGGGTACGTGCTTGGCGCCAACAGCTACGTGCGCAAGCCCGTCGACTTCATGCAGTTCGCCGAGGCCGTCCGGCAGCTCGGCCTGTACTGGCTGGTCCTCAACGAGCCTCCGCCCTCCCCATGAGGCCCACCGCGGCGCGGGACCCGGCGGCGCCGCCGACACCGCTACGCGTCCTGATCGTCGAGGACAACCAGGACGACGCGCTCCTGCTGGTCCGCCAGCTGCAGCAGGCGGGCTACGTCCCATCCTGGCGGCGCGTGGAGACCGCCGGAGCCCTCGCCGACGCGCTGCAGGAGGCGGCCTGGGACCTCGTCCTCTGCGACTTCACCATGCCGCAGTTCACGGCGGTGGACGCGCTCCGCCTGCTCCAGGAGCGCGAGGTGGACCTTCCCTTCCTCATCGTGTCGGGTACGGTGGGCGAGGATGTGGCCGTCGAGGCGATGAAGGCTGGCGCCCACGACTACATCATGAAGGGGCACCTCGCCCGCCTGGCACCGGCGGTGGCACGGGAGCTGCGCGATGCCGAGGTCCGGCGGGAGCGCCGACGGGTCGAGGAAGAGCTGCGCAAGCTCTCCCGGGCCGTGGAGCAGGGTCCGGGCATCGTCGTCATCACCGACCCGCTCGAGCGCATCGAGTACGTGAACCCCAGGTTCACCGCGGTCACCGGCTTCACGCCGGAGGACGTCCTCGGCATGCCTGTCCACCGGCTGGCCGACCCCGTCGTACCGGAGCAGCAAGAGGCCCGCCTCGCCACCTTGCGGGGCGGCGGGACCTGGCAGGGGGAGCTCCATGCCTACCGCAAGGACGGCACGCGCTACTGGGAACTGGCCACGGTCTCGCCCATCCGCGACGGGCGGGGCCGGATCACGCACTACGTCAAGGTGGCCGAGGACATCACCGAGCGTAAGCGGGTCGAGGCGGCGCTGCGTGAGGCCGACCAGCGCGCCATCCGGGAGTACCGGCAGCTCCTGGAGCGCCTGGCCGATCTGGAACAGCGGGTCGGGACGGCGCACGAGCTCCGGCAGGTCTTCCGCGCCGTGCGTGACTTCGTGGCCTCCTCCGTGCCGTTCGATCGGCTCGCCGTCTACCTGGACGACCCCACGGGAGCGCATCGCACCTGCGTCTATGCTGCAGCCGCTGAGGGCGAGGAGCAGCCCGGCCAGCCGCCGGCCGTGGTGGATAGCGCGTCGCGGGCTCGTGAAGCCCTGCTGGAGCCCGAGCTGGCCGGCCCAGGCGGGGTCCCCGACGCGGGGCACCTCGTCGACGAGACCATCGAAGGGCAGGGAGCACCCCAGGCGGAGGCACCGGCGATGCTCGTGGTGCCGCTCGCAGTGATGGGCCGCACCATCGGGGCCCTGGAAGTGCAGGGCACTGGCCCGGCGCCCTACCTCCCGGAGCACGTCGTGGCCGTCCAGGTGGCCGCCAGCGTGGCCGCCATCGCCATCGAGAACGTCCAGCTCCTCGACCGTGAGCGCCGGCTGCGGGAGCAGGCCGAGCGCCGGGTGCAGCGGCTGGGGGCCCTGCGGGCCATCGAGATGGCCATCGGCAGCAGTCTGGACGTGCGCGTCACGCTCAACGTCATCCTCGACCAGGTGACGCTGCAGCTGGGCGTGGACGCGGCCTGCGTCTTGCTGCTCGCCCGGACACAAACGCTCAGGTTCGCCGCCGCCCGGGGATTCCGCACGACGGCCCTGCAGCGCACCCACCTGCGGTTGGGCGAAGGGTATGCCGGCCAGGCGGCCCTCGAGCGCCGGCGGATCGAGGTGAGCGACCTCCGCATGCACCCGGGCGCGTTCACCCGCTCGCGGCTCTTTCCGCAAGAGGAGTTTGTCGCCTACATGGCCGTGCCCCTGGTGGCCAAGGGGCAGGTGAAAGGGGTGCTGGAGCTCTTCCACCGCTCCCCGCTCGCCCCGGAGGAGGAGTGGCTGGACTTCCTGGACGCGGTGGCGATGCAGGCGGCCATCGCCATCGACCACGTCGCGCTCTTCGACGACCTGCAGCGATCGAACGTCAACCTGACGCTGGCGTACGACACCACCCTGGAAGGGTGGTCACGGGCGCTGGACCTCCGCGACAGGGAGACCCAAGGCCACACGCAGCGCGTCGCCGAGCTGTGCGTTCGGTTGGGCCAGGCCGCGGGTCTGGGTGAGGAGGACCTGATCCACCTGCGTCGCGGCGCGCTGCTCCACGACATCGGCAAGATGGGCGTCCCCGACGCGATCCTGCACAAACCCGGCCCGCTGACCGATGCCGAGTGGGCGGTCATGCGCCAGCATCCCGTCTATGCCTACGAGCTGCTCGCGCCCATCGACTTCCTGCGCCCGGCACTGGACGTCTCCTACTGCCACCATGAGCGGTGGGATGGGAGCGGCTACCCGCGCGGCCTGCGGGGTGAGGCCATCCCGCTGGCTGCCCGCATCTTCGCGGTGGTGGATGTGTGGGACGCCCTGACGTCGGAACGCCCGTACCGTCCGGCGTGGAGCCGCGAGGAGGCGCTGGCCTACATCCGCGAGCAGGCCGGGCGGTTGTTCGACCCGCGCATCGCCCGGATCTTCGTCGACCTGGTCGAGCGGGGGGACGCCTGACCCGTCAGGGGGAAGGTCTCCCGGCCCGCTCAGGATCAGGCCGGCGGCCCCTGACTAAACCCCTCCCCCGGGCGGGCAGTTTCCTGTGACGGCATGCGAGTCGCCCCTCTCCTCCTCGTCGCCGGCCTGGCGGCAGCGGCCGCGGCAGGGCCTGCCCGTGCGGTCCCGGCGGTTGCGCGTGCGCCCGCGGCGGCCGCGCAGCAGCCCGCGGCGGCCGCGCAGGAGCCCGCAGCGGCCCCGCGCCTGCCCGCCGGTCTCCCGCGGGAGCTCGCCGGGGTCACCGTCCTCGTCGACCGCGTGGGCGGCCGCGTCGACTGGTCGCACGCCACCGGCCTCATCGCCGCAGGGATCGTGGGGCGGGACGGCTACGCCGACATCGAGCTGCTCCGCCCCGACGGCACCCGCCTGGCCTGCCTCACCTGCGGCCACCCGCAGGTCCCCCAGCAGCACAACGACCTCCCCGCCTGGCACCCCTCGGGGGAGTACATCCTCTTCCAGTCCCAGGACCCCGCGCTCGACCTCCCCGTCGGCGAGCGGCTGGAGGCATACCTCACCCAGGGCGGGGCCGGGCTGAACCACAACCTGTGGCTCATCACCCGGGACGGCCGCCGGGCCTGGCAGCTCACACGCGTCCGCGCGGGCGAGGCCAGCCTCCACCCGCACCTCAGCCCCGACGGGCGCACCGTCTTCTGGGCGGCGCGCGTCCAGGAGGGGCGGCGCAAGGTCTGGGCCCTGCGGCTGGCCGACCTGGTGCTGGACGGCCGCGAGGCCCGCCTGGTCAACGTGCGCACGCTGCGCCCGCGCGGCGACCCCCAGACCTTCTACGAGAGCCACGGCTTTACGCCCGACGGCCGCACGGTGATCTTCTCGGCGAGCATCGGCCGCGCCCACCCCTTCGACCTGGACGTCTGGACGATGGACCTGCGCACGGGGCGGCTGCGGAACCTGACCGACACGCCGGGGGAGTGGGACGAGCACGCCCAGATCTCGCCGGACGGCCGCACCATCGTGTGGATGACCGACCGCGGCTACCCGGTGCCGGTGCGGGACTTCTCCCGCTACGGCGCCGCCCTGCGCACCGACTACTGGCTGATGGACGCCGACGGCGGCCGCCAGCGCCGGCTGACCTTCTTCAACGAGCGCGGTGCCCCGGAGGACGCGGGGGGCCGCACCATCGTGGCCGACAGCTCGTGGAACCGTGCGGGGAATGCGCTGGTGGCCACCATGATCGTCTTCGCCGGCGGGCAGCCCGAGCGGCGCATCGTCCGCCTCGACCTGGCGCTCAGGGGCGCGGGCGTCGCGCCCCACCGACCGGCCACCCCGGGGGGTGGAACGCCGGAGCCCACGGTCCAGGAACGGCAGTGCATGGCCAGTGGCTGGAACCGTGTGGTGCTCCCGGTGGCCGGTCTGCAGCGCACCCTGTTCTGGCGGGGACCCGACGGGCCCTGGACCAGGGGAGCCGTCATCGTGTTGCACGGCGGCGGCGGCGAGCACACCCACTTCTGCGTGGCCAGTCCCCCCATCGTCGCGCCGCAGGTGCGGTGGGCCGAGCGGGCCTTGGCGCAGGGCTTTGCCGTGTTCGCGCTCAACTCCTCGGATCGGGTGACCGACAGCCAGGGGCGCGTCTGCGGCAAGGTGTGGGACGACGAGGTGCGGGAGCGTCCGAACCTCGACCTGCCCTTCATCGGCGAGGTCATCCGGGCCGTGATCCCCCAGACGCGGCCCGCCGGCAGCCGGACCGAGGTCTTCCTCACCGGCCTCTCGTCCGGCGGCTACATGACGACGCGCGCCGCCACGCACTTCGACGGGCTGGTGACCGCCTTTGCGCCGGTCTCGAGCGGGGACCCCTACGGCTGGCACCGAATCTGTGAGCCGGGCCTGACCCCGCGCACCGTCGTGCACGGGGCGGGGTTCGACAACGAGACGGGCAAGCAGATCATCGAGCCGGGTGCCTGCCAGGCCGAGCGGTACCCCAACGAAAAGCCCTGGGAGAGCATGAACCCGCCGGTCAAGCCGGCCTTCCGCGTCTTCCACCACGAGGATGACGGCATCAACGACCGCTCCTGCGCGGAGAAGGTGATCCGGCAGTTGCGCGCGCACGGGTATCGGGAGGTGCCGGCCTTCTGGCTGCGGGGGAACGGGCAGCGCAGTCTGGCCAACCACCTGTGGCAGGACGCCTACAACGTCCCGCTCCTGGAGTTCTTTGCCAGCCAGCTCCGATAGGCGCAGGCCTCGCTAGCGCCGCTGCAGGCGGCGGGCCACCTCGAGCAGCGCCCGCAGGTCCTCGACCGTCAGCCCGCGGGCCACGCCGAGCAGCTCGTCGATCAGCACCTGGACCTCCCGCCGCCGCGCGGTTGCGGCATGATCCACGAAGCCACGAAAGTGTCCAAGGAACCGGGACCGGTGCAGCTCCCGCTTGAAGGGCGAGCGGGAGTGGCAGCCGCAAAAGCCGGCCACAAGGGAACATACCGTTCTGCTTTTGAAGCTGCATGGGTCGCTGCATTTCAGGATTGAAAGGGCGGAGAAAGAGGACTATCAAGTGACCCTGAAAAAGCGACCTTACACGTATCAAGGACGGGGTATGCGGTTTACTATAATTCCGCC of the Armatimonadota bacterium genome contains:
- a CDS encoding PAS domain-containing protein, whose product is MVPKSAGRRPALVGRSTGAASREAAYPAAHQEDQAISFRLLFEHNPLPMWVYDLETLRFLEVNAAAQAH
- a CDS encoding ATP-binding protein, which produces MREERVDLSHLAEHILQELRHRDPHRAVDTTVAPGLVVTGDTRLLRVALVNLLENAWKFTTPRHPARIEVGAWTTASGPVFFVRDNGVGFEMAYADKLFAPFQRLHKASEFPGTGIGLATVQRIIHRHGGRIWAEAAVEAGATFFFTIPARGS
- a CDS encoding response regulator, with the translated sequence MDERTILLVEDNPDDVALTLRALRGHHIANRVVVAEDGAEALAYLFQERGSAQDALPAVVLLDLKLPKVDGLEVLRRLRADERTKWLPAVILTSSREEQDLVAGYVLGANSYVRKPVDFMQFAEAVRQLGLYWLVLNEPPPSP
- a CDS encoding GAF domain-containing protein, with the protein product MRPTAARDPAAPPTPLRVLIVEDNQDDALLLVRQLQQAGYVPSWRRVETAGALADALQEAAWDLVLCDFTMPQFTAVDALRLLQEREVDLPFLIVSGTVGEDVAVEAMKAGAHDYIMKGHLARLAPAVARELRDAEVRRERRRVEEELRKLSRAVEQGPGIVVITDPLERIEYVNPRFTAVTGFTPEDVLGMPVHRLADPVVPEQQEARLATLRGGGTWQGELHAYRKDGTRYWELATVSPIRDGRGRITHYVKVAEDITERKRVEAALREADQRAIREYRQLLERLADLEQRVGTAHELRQVFRAVRDFVASSVPFDRLAVYLDDPTGAHRTCVYAAAAEGEEQPGQPPAVVDSASRAREALLEPELAGPGGVPDAGHLVDETIEGQGAPQAEAPAMLVVPLAVMGRTIGALEVQGTGPAPYLPEHVVAVQVAASVAAIAIENVQLLDRERRLREQAERRVQRLGALRAIEMAIGSSLDVRVTLNVILDQVTLQLGVDAACVLLLARTQTLRFAAARGFRTTALQRTHLRLGEGYAGQAALERRRIEVSDLRMHPGAFTRSRLFPQEEFVAYMAVPLVAKGQVKGVLELFHRSPLAPEEEWLDFLDAVAMQAAIAIDHVALFDDLQRSNVNLTLAYDTTLEGWSRALDLRDRETQGHTQRVAELCVRLGQAAGLGEEDLIHLRRGALLHDIGKMGVPDAILHKPGPLTDAEWAVMRQHPVYAYELLAPIDFLRPALDVSYCHHERWDGSGYPRGLRGEAIPLAARIFAVVDVWDALTSERPYRPAWSREEALAYIREQAGRLFDPRIARIFVDLVERGDA